A single region of the Asterias amurensis chromosome 19, ASM3211899v1 genome encodes:
- the LOC139951613 gene encoding solute carrier family 22 member 15-like produces the protein MEFDHVLKTVGEFGRLQKSNFLFLSSLNTVMATHMLAIAFVGKEPAYISCKDNPIAKHHPCSPDARPCNEYAYSHEFTSIVTEWDLVCSNKYKVGLVQSVFMFGVLIGVMIFGMMADIYGRRKMSLVGLILMSMFGMLSALTQTYMQFTIARFLFGLATGGVILTTFVLATENLGNTHRGPAGTFMQGLFCIGIMLFAVVAYFVRSWRVLLFVTTAPLTCYLSINWLVPESPRWLASQGRISEAEDILYYIGHYNGKKITKAMVQLRASPSVTTSNKQHGLIDCFRTPRLRWRMLVMIFNWFTCSMVYYGLTMNASNQGSNMYTSFALSGLAEIPAYLVCFYLLNRLGRRKLLVWSILTAGITCLALVTVPIHVETETLRTSLAFLGKMGVAAAFNIIYIYTSELLPTVLRNSGMGICSMAARMGGVVAPSIVPLGDTTAYLIFGGTAFISGVLDLWMPETLDKPLPESIRDVEDGDLRWAEDDIVVVENPKIVQIMEEKIELYKKDEMD, from the exons ATGGAATTCGACCATGTCCTGAAAACGGTTGGGGAGTTTGGCCGATTGCAGAAATCTAATTTTCTCTTCTTGTCTTCACTGAACACCGTGATGGCAACCCACATGCTCGCCATTGCCTTTGTCGGAAAAGAGCCTGCATATATCTCATGTAAAGACAACCCTATTGCCAAGCACCATCCATGCAGTCCAGATGCCAGACCATGTAATGAGTATGCTTACTCTCATGAGTTCACATCTATTGTAACAGAG TGGGATCTGGTTTGCAGCAACAAGTACAAAGTTGGACTTGTCCAGTCTGTCTTTATGTTTGGTGTTCTCATTGGAGTGATGATATTTGGTATGATGGCTGACATATATGGGCGCAGAAAGATGTCTCTGGTAGGACTGATTTTGATGTCTATGTTTGGCATGCTGAGTGCTTTAACCCAAACTTACATGCAGTTTACAATTGCAAG GTTTCTGTTTGGCCTTGCTACAGGGGGAGTCATTCTGACTACATTTGTGCTTGCCACAGAGAACCTTGGAAATACACACAGAGGGCCAGCTGGTACCTTTATGCAGGGTCTGTTCTGTATTGGAATAATG CTCTTTGCTGTGGTTGCTTACTTTGTCCGAAGTTGGCGAGTTCTTCTGTTTGTCACAACAGCTCCTTTAACTTGCTACCTCTCTATCAACTG GCTTGTACCAGAGTCTCCACGATGGTTAGCTTCCCAAGGAAGAATATCTGAAGCCGAGGATATACTGTATTACATCGGGCACTACAACGGCAAGAAAATCACCAAAGCAATG GTCCAGCTTAGGGCATCACCGAGTGTCACTACAAGCAACAAGCAACACGGTTTGATTGACTGTTTCAGAACTCCACGTTTACGCTGGCGTATGTTAGTCATGATCTTTAATTG GTTTACATGCAGTATGGTTTATTATGGGTTAACCATGAACGCCAGCAATCAAGGAAGTAATATGTACACCAGCTTTGCCTTATCTGGACTTGCAGAAATACCAGCATACTTAGTGTGTTTCTATCTACTTAACAG GCTGGGGAGGCGAAAACTTCTGGTTTGGTCCATTCTAACTGCAGGAATCACATGCTTAGCTCTAGTCACTGTTCCAATAC ATGTGGAGACAGAAACTCTACGTACCAGTCTTGCATTCCTTGGTAAGATGGGAGTCGCAGCAgcctttaatattatttatatctACACATCAGAACTTCTACCAACAGTGCTCAG GAATAGCGGTATGGGCATCTGTTCTATGGCAGCTCGAATGGGGGGAGTAGTAGCACCCTCTATTGTACCACTG GGTGATACAACTGCTTATCTGATCTTTGGTGGAACAGCATTTATCAGTGGAGTCTTAGATCTGTGGATGCCAGAGACTCTTGACAAACCACTCCCTGAATCCATCCGAGATGTTGAGGATGGAGACTTAAGATGGGCAGAGGATGACATTGTGGTTGTTGAGAACCCTAAGATTGTCCAAATCATGGAGGAGAAGATTGAGCTGTATAAGAAAGATGAAATGGACTAG